The genomic DNA TGGCAAGGATGAGCTTGGCGATCAGCTTTTCGCTTTTCTGTGTCGGATGGTCGGTGTTTTCGGGCATTGACCAGAAAGGAATGGTGATGTCTGTCCAGAGGTTTGAGGGATGGGTATCGCGATAGTTGCCGTTTTGCGTGGTTGTCCAATCCTTCGGCAAACCTTGCTCATTCCGATAGGGGGCAACCACCTTTCGCCGCAGTTTCACCGCATCTACGTTAAAGGTATAGCGATCGGACATTGTGCAAAACCAGATATCCTCGCTGGCATTTTTCCAGTTAGACTTTGCGCCCCTGCCCTTTTCCCGCTCCCAGGTAATCCGATTTCGGACAGTGAAGTGCGTTGATGCGATCGTAAAAATTGAAATCGAAGTCAGCCAATCCCCGCAAATATAAATTGTTGCCGTTTCCTTTAAGAGCGGCTTCAAAGTAACGATGACCCGATCGAGCCAAGCAGAGTATTCGTCGATCGTCTGTCGAGAAAATCGATAGCCGTCAAATTCCTTGCTCAGGTTGTAGGGCGGATCAAGAATCAGCAAATCCACCGAATTTTGGGGCAGCAGCGGCGCAATTTGCAGCGAGTCTCCGTGAATTATTCCGCTCGGCAATTCCGTTAAAGGATGGGCTGGCAAAGTTTGGGTTACTCGATCGCGAAGGGAGAGACGATCGGCTTCCGTTAATTCGATCGTGCGGTTGCGGGGGGCACGGTTTCGCGGGGGGATTTGCGGCGATGTCTGTGGAAATATTGGCGACGAGAAATGTGAGTACGTTTGTTCATCTTTTCCGGTCATCTGCGGTAGAATTCGAGCATTCCTCTCATATTGCCACTGTTATAAGAATGCGGATTTGTTGAGGGTAAGTTTGGACTTTGAGATCCCTCCTAATTTCTACAGTTCAAACCTTGCCCGATCGCCTTTGCCGGATCGTTCTGCTCGAATCATGATCAAACTCCTTCATCTCTCTGACATCCACCTGGGAAGCGGCTTTTCCCACGGACGGATTAACCCTGAAACGGGATTGAATACCCGCCTGGAAGACTTTGTGCGATCGCTGAGTCACTGTATCGATCGGGCGATTGCCGAACCCGTGGATCTGGTGCTGTTTGGCGGAGATGCCTTCCCGGATGCCACACCGCCGCCGATCGTCCAGGAATTATTTGCCGCGCAGTTTCGCCGCCTGGTGGATGCTCAGATTCCGACAGTGTTGCTGGTGGGCAACCACGATCAGCACTCGCAGGGGCAGGGAGGCGCGAGTTTATGTATCTACCGAACGCTGGGCGTACCGGGCTTTGTGGTGGGCGATCGGCTGGCAACTCACAAAATTCAGACCCGCAGCGGCGCAATTCAAATCATTACCCTCCCCTGGCTCACCCGATCGACCCTGCTCACCCGTCCCGAAACCGAGGGGCTGTCCCTAGCAGACGTGAATCACCTGTTAACCGATCGCCTGCGAGTTGCCCTGGAAGGCGAGATTCGTCAGCTTGACCCCACCCTGCCCACGGTGCTGCTGGCGCATCTGATGACCGATACGGCACGATTTGGCGCAGAGAGATTCCTGGCAGTCGGCAAAGGCTTTACCGTCCCTCTCAACGTCCTCACCCGTCCCTGCTTCGACTATGTGGCATTGGGTCACGTTCATAAGCATCAAGTTCTGGCAGAACAGCCCCTCGTCGTCTATCCCGGCAGCATTGAGCGGGTGGATTTTAGCGAAGAAGCAGAGGACAAAGGCTATGTCGTGGTTAACGTTGATTCTGGCTCAGCGGAGATGGAGTTTTGTCCGCTTCCGGTTCGTCCGTTTCGCACGATTCGAGTTGATCTCTCCGAATCCAATGATCCTCAGTCGGTTTTGCTGAAGGCGATCGAGTCTACGGAAATTGATGATGCAGTGGTCAGG from Leptolyngbya ohadii IS1 includes the following:
- the sbcD gene encoding exonuclease subunit SbcD, which encodes MIKLLHLSDIHLGSGFSHGRINPETGLNTRLEDFVRSLSHCIDRAIAEPVDLVLFGGDAFPDATPPPIVQELFAAQFRRLVDAQIPTVLLVGNHDQHSQGQGGASLCIYRTLGVPGFVVGDRLATHKIQTRSGAIQIITLPWLTRSTLLTRPETEGLSLADVNHLLTDRLRVALEGEIRQLDPTLPTVLLAHLMTDTARFGAERFLAVGKGFTVPLNVLTRPCFDYVALGHVHKHQVLAEQPLVVYPGSIERVDFSEEAEDKGYVVVNVDSGSAEMEFCPLPVRPFRTIRVDLSESNDPQSVLLKAIESTEIDDAVVRLIYEVRSEQLDAIDQAAIHQALSAAHTYTIQADLVSQLARPRLPELGTGTCLTPIDALKTYLENQPHLSELAAEMLETAHLLLSTEEEWAGVGDLKLPDEDWLLEEPANEQLRLL
- a CDS encoding DNA-methyltransferase — its product is MTGKDEQTYSHFSSPIFPQTSPQIPPRNRAPRNRTIELTEADRLSLRDRVTQTLPAHPLTELPSGIIHGDSLQIAPLLPQNSVDLLILDPPYNLSKEFDGYRFSRQTIDEYSAWLDRVIVTLKPLLKETATIYICGDWLTSISIFTIASTHFTVRNRITWEREKGRGAKSNWKNASEDIWFCTMSDRYTFNVDAVKLRRKVVAPYRNEQGLPKDWTTTQNGNYRDTHPSNLWTDITIPFWSMPENTDHPTQKSEKLIAKLILASSNPGDRVLDPFLGSGTTTAVCQKLDRMGLGIELSEEYCLLAAKRLELAAQDKTIQGWADGVFWERNTFASQKLTSESSEQPSESSSE